In Oncorhynchus masou masou isolate Uvic2021 chromosome 10, UVic_Omas_1.1, whole genome shotgun sequence, a single genomic region encodes these proteins:
- the LOC135546893 gene encoding putative uncharacterized protein ENSP00000383309, with protein sequence MGFLRPSSQTKPKITMRNAKRRLEWGLSREPPTESLRQKASNREPPAESLQQRASSREPPAESLRQKASNREPPAENLQERAPNREPPGESPQQRASRREPPTESLQQRASSREPPTENLQEPPTESLQQRASSREPPTESLQERAPTESLQQRAPNREPPGESPQQRASRREPPTESLQQRASSREPPTESLQERAPNREPPAESPQQRASRREPPTESLRQRAPNREPPTESLRQRASNREPPTESLQQRASNREPPAESLQQRASNREPPAESLRQRASSREPPAESLQQRASGREPPAESPRQRASRREPPAESLQERASSREPPGESLQERASRREPPNREPPTESLQERASNREPPGESLQRSVPWKETTVNVVMERNRNRKVNIRESHPDP encoded by the exons atgggttttctgAGGCCAAGCAGCCAAacaaagcctaagatcaccatgcgcaatgccaagcgtcggctggagtggg GATTGAGTAGAGAGCCTCCAACAGAGAGCCTCCGGCAGAAAGCCTCCAACAGAGAGCCTCCAGCAGAGAGCCTCCAGCAGAGAGCCTCCAGCAGAGAGCCTCCAGCAGAGAGCCTCCGGCAGAAAGCCTCCAACAGAGAGCCTCCAGCAGAGAACCTCCAGGAGAGAGCCCCCAACAGAGAGCCTCCAGGAGAGAGCCCCCAACAGAGAGCCTCCAGGAGAGAGCCTCCAACAGAGAGCCTCCAGCAGAGAGCCTCCAGCAGAGAGCCCCCAACAGAGAACCTCCAGGAGCCCCCAACAGAGAGCCTCCAGCAGAGAGCCTCCAGCAGAGAGCCCCCAACAGAGAGCCTCCAGGAGAGAGCCCCAACAGAGAGCCTCCAGCAGAGAGCCCCCAACAGAGAGCCTCCAGGAGAGAGCCCCCAACAGAGAGCCTCCAGGAGAGAGCCCCCAACAGAGAGCCTCCAACAGAGAGCCTCCAGCAGAGAGCCCCCAACAGAGAGCCTCCAGGAGAGAGCCCCCAACAGAGAGCCTCCAGCAGAGAGCCCCCAACAGAGAGCCTCCAGGAGAGAGCCCCCAACAGAGAGCCTCCGGCAGAGAGCCCCCAACAGAGAGCCTCCAACAGAGAGCCTCCGGCAGAGAGCCTCCAACAGAGAGCCTCCAACAGAGAGCCTCCAGCAGAGAGCCTCCAACAGAGAGCCTCCAGCAGAGAGCCTCCAGCAGAGAGCCTCCAACAGAGAGCCTCCAGCAGAGAGCCTCCGGCAGAGAGCCTCCAGCAGAGAACCTCCAGCAGAGAGCCTCCAGCAGAGAGCCTCCGGCAGAGAGCCTCCAGCAGAGAGCCCCCGGCAGAGAGCCTCCAGGAGAGAGCCTCCAGCAGAGAGCCTCCAGGAGAGAGCCTCCAGCAGAGAGCCTCCAGGAGAGAGCCTCCAGGAGAGAGCCTCCAGGAGAGAGCCTCCCAACAGAGAGCCTCCAACAGAGAGCCTCCAGGAGAGAGCCTCCAACAGAGAGCCTCCAGGAGAGAGCCTCCAGCGTTCAGTACCCTGGAAAGAGACTACCGTGAATGTagtgatggagagaaacagaaatagaaaggttaacatcagagAATCTCATCCGGATCCATGA